CATTTACTTTCGAAAGTCATGACCAGACGATCAGCCGCTTCTGGATTATCTTCGGCAACATATTGCCAGATCGACAACAGGTCATTTTCCGAAGCTTTTGTGCGAGTCAGTTTTGCCAAGATATTCCTTATTCCTGGTTGCGTTCAGCGGCAAACCGTCGCCGTGCTTCCTGCAAAAGGTCTTCCATGCCAACAAACTGACCCGGGCCGCTCTCGATACCCTCCTGCCATTGTCGGCGAATTTCTTCGAACTTCTGCTGACGAACAGACCTTTTATTCATCCACTCCTGCAAGGCTTCAAGAACAACTTCGTCGCTGGAAGCATATTCGCCATCGGCGATGGATTGGCGCACGACAGATGCCATCTCCTGGTTCAGAACAATGCTGATTGTTTCAACAGTTGTCACGATTGCACCTGAGCATGGGCCTCGGCCTCAAGATATCACTCCCCGGTTTCGTCAGGATATCCGATCACGGTGTTTCCATCGGGGGAGGTTGAGAATCAGGATTTTCATGGGGATTGCCGTCCTGCCGGAGTTCAGATGGCGAACATCCTAACCCAAACCCTGTTCCCTGACCATCCCCCGAGATCAACCCGAAAAAAGGATTATTCGTGCGCCTGAGTTAAAATCAGGCTTGCTTTTCCTGCAAAAGATTGGCGACCATTTCTGGATGGCTCTGAATTACCTGCAACAGGATTCGGGCAGGTCCTTCCGGTTTGCGTCTTCCCTGTTCCCAGTTTCTCACCGTTGCCAAAGAAAATTTGAACCGTTCGGCAAATTCCTGTTGGGTCAGGTGCAATTTTTGTCTGATGATCTGCACATTGATATCGACAACCGGAACCTTGGTAATACGAACCCGGCTTTCGTCCCCCTGGATATAGGACAAAACATCATCCAAACCAGAGAGAATCATTTTATCTTGCTCGGTAACAAAATTTTCAGGATTTTCAGATGACATAGACATGGCAGCCCCCTAAACTTAATAATTCTAAAAGCAGCATGGTTACAATACAGCAAGCTGCTTGGCTTTGTTTTTGTCTTCCAGGTTTGTCGCGTGATCTATACCACATAAATTTCTCCATTTTTCATTCAATATAGATAAAAAACTACTTTTGCATAAAATCTTTCAAAAATTCATAAACAGCCTTAGCAATAACTCCCTTCGTAATTATGCCGGCATGTTTTTTAAAAGCACCGTATAATTTTTCGATCTTTTCAAAATATTGTTTAATCCCCTCTTTCGCTTTATCACAAGATTCTACATTATTATCAGGCTTCAAAACAATTGAAAGCAAGAATATTTCGTCAAGAGTTTCTGAAACCATATAGCCAATGAGTAATGGCCGTTGTTTACCCCACTCCATTATCAGTATTCCTTTGTGTTCAGAAGATTGCCCTCGCATTGGTTCACTGCCAAGAAGCAAATACAGAGCTTCCTTTTCGTGGCCGCTCATCAGAATATCAACCTGTTTGGCGAATCCATCTGACTCGACAAACGTCACACTCTTGATTTCCTGGGTATTCATAAAGACTCCTCATTCTGTTGGATTGGAAAACATCATGCTTTTTTCTTGATTTTTCAGGTTACCAGGCAACCTGCCAAATTTTTGTACATTTTCCGGATACCATCAGGATGCAGGATAACGCCATTGGCTTACTAAGTCAATGGCGCACATGACCCAAAACAAAATAATTTCTACGCCCATAAATAAAAGACCCCATTCTCACGGGAGGATGGGGTCAGGTGGGTGGCGGCGGTGGGCGGATCAGACTTCGATGTTGACCGGTTCCACATTGGAAGCTGAGGTGGATGCTTGGCCATTGTGTTCGGAAGAGTCACCCCGTCGTCCATAGGTTG
This region of Magnetococcales bacterium genomic DNA includes:
- a CDS encoding type II toxin-antitoxin system MqsA family antitoxin, whose protein sequence is MSMSSENPENFVTEQDKMILSGLDDVLSYIQGDESRVRITKVPVVDINVQIIRQKLHLTQQEFAERFKFSLATVRNWEQGRRKPEGPARILLQVIQSHPEMVANLLQEKQA
- a CDS encoding type II toxin-antitoxin system ParD family antitoxin, with the translated sequence MTTVETISIVLNQEMASVVRQSIADGEYASSDEVVLEALQEWMNKRSVRQQKFEEIRRQWQEGIESGPGQFVGMEDLLQEARRRFAAERNQE